From Aliarcobacter butzleri, the proteins below share one genomic window:
- the ruvA gene encoding Holliday junction branch migration protein RuvA → MIVGLIGKIIKKEPTQLNVNVNGVIYEVFVSLNCSSKIVSDDVKLEITHIIREDAQSLYGFLDSNEKKLFDTVIKINGVGPKVALAICSTFTPTSFAQIVSSNDVSMLKRVPGIGPKGASRILVELSGFIIDSNDETSGSSSALEAALALESLGFKKDLVSSVLKTCVNSNTSDLVKEALKKLQK, encoded by the coding sequence ATGATAGTAGGACTTATAGGAAAAATAATAAAAAAAGAACCAACACAGTTAAATGTAAACGTAAATGGAGTTATTTATGAGGTTTTTGTTTCATTAAATTGTAGTTCAAAGATTGTTTCTGATGATGTAAAATTGGAAATAACTCATATTATAAGAGAAGATGCACAAAGTTTATATGGTTTTTTGGATTCAAATGAAAAAAAGCTTTTTGATACAGTTATAAAAATAAATGGAGTTGGACCTAAAGTTGCACTTGCAATTTGTTCTACTTTTACACCAACATCATTTGCACAAATAGTAAGCTCAAATGATGTTTCAATGTTAAAAAGAGTTCCAGGAATTGGACCTAAAGGTGCTAGTAGAATTTTAGTAGAATTATCTGGATTTATTATTGATTCAAATGATGAAACAAGTGGTTCATCTTCAGCTTTAGAAGCTGCCTTAGCTTTAGAATCTTTAGGATTTAAAAAAGATTTAGTATCAAGTGTATTAAAAACTTGTGTTAATTCAAATACAAGTGATTTAGTAAAAGAAGCATTAAAAAAATTACAAAAATAG
- a CDS encoding methyl-accepting chemotaxis protein, protein MFEIITKKISNKIIVALFALMFISSTTIVYITTSKVTKDSIANAKENLGMLNASMFQTLRNTMNTGDPALIAKAEEEARQIKGVKNLTVAKSQALLELYPSNTQFTTDKEILKTFETKQPSIIQSDDKNGHSLRMIKPMIATSECLMCHANQNEGDVIGVMDLTFSLDEVDVSISRLVADISIMSLILGLITIGLIFIIVRKATNPIDDLKDGFSNLLNSNDSNINLNIKSNDEIGDVAKLFNAYMDKVRDGLKQDEKVIEEVSNVIEKTSNGFFVYNVNSKAANPHVEDLKNKLNIMISTIKETLDKINETLRHYSESKYDFIMNDNIHGNLGSLVSGIKLVGNNTSEILAMIMNAGNALNQNSKTLTEASKNLSLSSNEQSASLVETAAAIEQITATIHNNTTSTVEMSKLAQNLIDSAKNGQVLANQTALSMDEINKEVSSINEAIEVIDQIAFQTNILSLNAAVEAATAGEAGKGFAVVAAEVRNLANRSAEAARQIKDIVENATNKAKEGKKISDNMIHGYTELSGNIATTLETIDDVSNSSKEQEKGIVQIGNAITLLDKAIHKNTEIAKQISTITSNISSMSSSLITVASRASFLEDSLDKVCDIDLVYDTALIKVDLLNTKDGIYGKLGSYDNFRIEKNQNLKNWLTNVSASNKEIDSEFIEELNKLDESFHKTLQELVEINSNKDKNTFLNKKAEEVENKLAQIFENLNNLKKYHCKENQK, encoded by the coding sequence ATGTTTGAAATTATAACTAAAAAGATTAGTAATAAGATCATAGTTGCTCTATTTGCATTGATGTTTATTAGTAGTACCACTATTGTATATATAACTACATCTAAAGTTACCAAAGATTCTATTGCTAATGCTAAAGAAAATTTAGGGATGCTAAACGCATCTATGTTTCAAACTCTAAGAAATACTATGAATACAGGAGATCCTGCACTAATTGCAAAGGCTGAAGAAGAAGCTAGACAAATAAAAGGTGTAAAAAATCTAACTGTTGCAAAAAGTCAAGCTTTACTTGAATTATATCCTTCAAATACTCAATTTACTACAGACAAAGAGATTCTAAAAACTTTTGAAACAAAACAACCGTCAATTATTCAAAGTGATGATAAAAATGGTCACTCTTTAAGAATGATTAAACCTATGATTGCAACAAGTGAATGTTTGATGTGTCATGCGAATCAAAATGAAGGTGATGTTATAGGAGTTATGGACTTAACTTTCTCTTTAGATGAAGTAGATGTTTCTATTAGTCGTTTAGTGGCTGATATTTCAATAATGTCATTAATCTTAGGTTTAATCACTATTGGTCTTATCTTTATAATTGTTAGAAAAGCAACAAATCCTATAGATGATTTAAAAGATGGTTTTTCAAATCTTTTAAATTCAAATGATTCTAATATCAATTTAAACATCAAATCAAACGACGAGATTGGTGATGTTGCAAAACTATTCAATGCTTATATGGATAAAGTAAGAGATGGTTTAAAACAAGATGAAAAAGTTATTGAAGAAGTTAGCAATGTTATAGAAAAAACATCAAATGGTTTCTTTGTTTATAATGTAAATTCAAAAGCTGCAAATCCTCACGTAGAAGATTTAAAAAATAAATTGAATATTATGATAAGCACTATAAAAGAGACTTTAGATAAAATAAATGAAACATTAAGACACTATTCTGAATCAAAATATGATTTTATTATGAATGATAATATTCATGGAAACTTAGGTTCTTTGGTATCTGGTATAAAATTAGTTGGTAATAATACTTCAGAAATTCTAGCTATGATTATGAATGCAGGAAATGCTCTAAACCAAAATAGTAAAACTTTAACTGAAGCTTCGAAAAATTTATCTCTTTCGTCAAATGAACAATCTGCATCTTTAGTTGAAACAGCTGCTGCAATTGAGCAAATCACAGCAACAATTCATAATAATACAACTTCAACTGTAGAGATGTCTAAACTTGCACAAAATCTTATAGATTCAGCAAAAAATGGACAAGTTTTAGCAAATCAAACTGCACTATCTATGGATGAAATAAACAAAGAAGTAAGCTCAATAAATGAAGCTATTGAAGTTATTGATCAAATTGCATTTCAAACAAATATCTTAAGTTTAAATGCAGCAGTTGAAGCAGCAACTGCAGGAGAAGCAGGAAAAGGGTTTGCTGTTGTTGCAGCAGAGGTACGAAATCTTGCAAATAGAAGTGCTGAAGCAGCTAGACAAATAAAAGATATAGTTGAAAATGCTACAAATAAGGCAAAAGAAGGTAAAAAAATCTCAGATAATATGATACATGGATATACTGAGCTAAGTGGTAATATTGCAACTACATTAGAAACAATTGATGATGTTTCTAATTCGTCAAAAGAGCAAGAAAAAGGTATTGTTCAAATTGGAAATGCTATTACTCTTTTGGATAAAGCAATACATAAAAATACTGAAATTGCAAAACAAATTTCAACAATAACATCAAATATTAGTTCAATGTCAAGTTCACTTATAACTGTAGCTTCAAGAGCATCATTCTTAGAAGATTCTTTAGATAAAGTTTGTGATATTGACTTAGTTTATGATACAGCTTTAATTAAAGTAGATTTATTAAATACAAAAGATGGAATTTATGGAAAACTTGGAAGTTATGACAATTTTAGAATTGAAAAAAATCAAAATCTAAAAAATTGGCTAACTAATGTATCTGCTTCTAATAAAGAAATAGATTCTGAATTTATAGAAGAATTAAATAAACTAGATGAAAGTTTCCACAAAACACTTCAAGAATTAGTTGAAATAAATTCAAATAAAGATAAAAATACATTTTTAAATAAAAAAGCTGAAGAGGTTGAAAATAAATTAGCACAAATTTTTGAAAATTTAAATAATCTAAAAAAATACCACTGTAAAGAAAATCAAAAATAA
- a CDS encoding HDOD domain-containing protein, with the protein MFSTNILNKIDSLPPLPKTIIEVEEFRKKPNKEIADLLKIIEKDALIVSTLLKISNSAMFGFRSRVETPARAVSLLGINFTISIAIAGTVQNLLKSDLEPYGVNVNDFMKASNTASILANLWLSKIDLALKEEIVLPALLQETGKFILADYIKQENLSETFRGKVDSGELIEDVERNLLGITTSQVTAQIFRHWKLSDKLVNMIENVDNISNVNDEYKKQTQILEVIKTAAYIKNPLSDENVKKAIEKASKYKLDITSLKNAITTLKDRVDNML; encoded by the coding sequence TTGTTTTCAACTAATATTTTAAATAAGATAGATTCTTTACCTCCTTTACCAAAAACGATAATAGAAGTTGAAGAATTTAGAAAAAAACCAAATAAAGAAATAGCTGATTTATTAAAGATTATTGAAAAAGATGCCTTAATTGTTTCAACTTTATTAAAAATATCTAATTCAGCGATGTTTGGATTTAGATCAAGAGTTGAAACGCCAGCTCGTGCTGTAAGTTTGCTTGGAATTAATTTCACAATTTCTATTGCAATAGCAGGAACTGTACAAAATTTATTAAAATCAGATTTAGAACCTTATGGTGTAAATGTAAATGATTTTATGAAAGCTTCAAATACCGCCTCAATTTTAGCAAATTTGTGGCTTTCAAAAATTGATTTAGCTTTAAAAGAAGAGATTGTTTTACCTGCACTTTTACAAGAAACTGGAAAATTTATTTTAGCTGATTATATTAAACAAGAAAATTTATCTGAGACATTTAGAGGAAAAGTTGATTCAGGTGAATTGATTGAAGATGTTGAAAGAAATCTATTAGGAATTACAACTTCTCAAGTAACAGCTCAAATTTTTAGACATTGGAAACTAAGTGATAAATTAGTAAATATGATTGAAAATGTTGATAATATCTCAAATGTTAATGATGAATATAAAAAACAGACTCAAATTTTAGAAGTTATAAAAACAGCAGCTTATATAAAAAATCCATTAAGTGATGAAAATGTTAAAAAAGCTATAGAAAAAGCTTCAAAATATAAACTAGATATAACAAGTTTAAAAAATGCAATAACTACTTTAAAAGATAGAGTTGACAATATGTTATAA
- the recO gene encoding recombination protein RecO — protein sequence MQGYILDIKPVKDDDLIVTILTENELLTTYRFYGARHSNINIGYKIDFELEKTRSSISRLKDVLQLGFPWILDNEKMYCWQRYIKLFYPHLKDLEQVDSFYFYSLDNLVHIISKQNVLRAICESYISLIEFEGRLHSDFECLLCELPIENEISLIRGFIPVHSKCILKSKVFEISKIKELFKEKKSIHLSDSEVEYLWNILLQGL from the coding sequence ATGCAAGGTTATATTCTAGATATAAAACCTGTAAAAGACGATGATTTAATCGTAACTATTTTAACTGAAAATGAACTTCTAACAACTTATCGATTTTATGGTGCTAGACACTCAAATATAAATATAGGATATAAAATCGATTTTGAATTAGAAAAAACTAGATCAAGTATTTCAAGGCTTAAAGATGTTTTACAACTAGGATTTCCTTGGATACTTGATAATGAAAAAATGTACTGTTGGCAAAGATATATAAAACTATTTTATCCCCATTTAAAAGATTTAGAACAAGTTGATAGTTTCTATTTTTACTCTTTAGATAATTTAGTTCATATTATTTCAAAACAAAATGTATTACGAGCAATTTGTGAATCTTATATATCTCTAATAGAGTTTGAAGGAAGATTACATAGTGATTTTGAATGTTTATTATGTGAATTACCAATAGAAAATGAGATTTCTTTAATTCGTGGATTTATTCCTGTTCACTCGAAGTGTATATTAAAATCTAAAGTTTTTGAGATTTCTAAAATAAAAGAGTTATTTAAAGAAAAAAAAAGCATTCATCTAAGTGATAGTGAAGTTGAATACTTATGGAATATTCTACTTCAAGGCTTATAA
- the ychF gene encoding redox-regulated ATPase YchF, translating into MGLGVGIVGLPNVGKSTTFNALTKAQNAEAQNYPFCTIEPNKAVVPVPDKRLDELAKIVNPNKIQHSTIDFVDIAGLVRGASKGEGLGNQFLSNIREVEVILHMVRCFEDGNITHVEGDVNPLRDIEIIETELIYADISQLEKKIDRLKKQAKGSKEAASQLVIAEELYAHIGELQPVKTFEKLEDEAFKQLDKELRFLSNKDVIYGANVDEDSLADGGNKYVDMVKEHANSVNADVIMLCAKIEEELVGLSDEEAKEFLSDLGVQESGLEQIIHKAFDKLGLMSYFTAGKVEVRAWTIRKNTKAPQAAAVIHNDFEKGFIKAEVISYEDFITFGGETKCKESGKLRLEGKDYVVQDGDVMHFRFNV; encoded by the coding sequence ATGGGATTAGGTGTAGGTATAGTAGGACTTCCAAATGTTGGTAAATCAACAACTTTTAATGCTTTAACAAAAGCACAAAATGCAGAGGCTCAAAATTATCCTTTCTGTACTATTGAACCAAATAAAGCGGTAGTTCCAGTACCTGATAAAAGACTTGATGAGTTAGCAAAAATAGTAAATCCAAATAAAATTCAGCATTCAACTATTGACTTTGTTGATATTGCAGGACTTGTAAGAGGAGCTTCAAAAGGTGAGGGTTTAGGAAATCAATTCTTATCAAATATTAGAGAAGTTGAAGTTATTTTACATATGGTAAGATGTTTTGAAGATGGAAATATTACTCACGTTGAAGGTGATGTAAATCCTTTAAGAGATATTGAGATTATTGAAACAGAGCTTATTTATGCTGATATTTCTCAATTAGAGAAAAAAATAGATAGACTTAAAAAACAAGCAAAAGGAAGTAAAGAAGCTGCTTCTCAATTAGTTATTGCAGAAGAGTTATATGCTCATATTGGTGAATTACAACCAGTTAAAACTTTTGAAAAACTTGAAGATGAAGCTTTCAAACAACTTGATAAAGAGTTAAGATTTTTATCAAATAAAGATGTAATTTATGGAGCAAATGTTGATGAAGATTCATTAGCTGATGGTGGAAATAAATATGTTGATATGGTAAAAGAACATGCAAATAGTGTAAATGCTGATGTTATTATGCTATGTGCAAAAATAGAAGAAGAGTTAGTTGGACTTTCTGATGAAGAAGCAAAAGAGTTTTTATCAGATTTAGGTGTACAAGAATCAGGATTAGAGCAAATTATTCATAAAGCATTTGATAAACTTGGTCTTATGAGTTATTTTACAGCTGGAAAAGTAGAAGTTAGAGCTTGGACAATTAGAAAAAATACAAAAGCTCCACAAGCAGCAGCCGTTATTCATAATGATTTTGAAAAAGGGTTTATAAAAGCTGAGGTTATTTCTTACGAAGATTTTATAACATTTGGTGGAGAGACAAAATGTAAAGAATCAGGTAAGTTAAGACTTGAAGGAAAAGATTATGTTGTACAAGATGGGGATGTAATGCACTTTAGATTTAATGTATAG
- a CDS encoding D-alanine--D-alanine ligase — protein sequence MKVAIVFGGISFEHEISIVSSIALKDVLKKDEIIYLFLDSSRQMYHIPTNIIKSKLFSSGEYKKFDKVYFQKGGFYKKGGVFSKDKNIDFDVVLNLSHGGDGEDGILSSVLDFYSIPFIAPRTEACVVSSNKFLTKGYAKSVNVNTLDYKYFTKDDKIEVDSFPIILKPVKLGSSIGVAIVKSQEELQYALDVAFEFDDAIIIEPFISGVKEYNLAGTKVNGEFKFSIIEEPQKAEFLDFDKKYLDFSRTSKAKEVDLGEKLNNEIKESFKRLYNTLFEGSIIRCDFFVINDEIYLNEINSIPGSMANYLFEDFQSLFHQVAKNLPRKKHIPITYEYVNKIHSAKGK from the coding sequence ATGAAAGTAGCAATAGTTTTTGGTGGAATAAGTTTTGAACATGAAATTTCAATAGTAAGTTCAATTGCATTAAAAGATGTTTTAAAAAAAGATGAAATAATTTATTTGTTTTTAGACTCTTCAAGACAGATGTATCATATTCCAACAAATATTATAAAATCAAAACTTTTTAGCAGTGGTGAATACAAAAAATTTGATAAAGTTTATTTTCAAAAAGGTGGTTTTTATAAAAAAGGTGGAGTTTTCTCAAAAGATAAAAATATAGATTTTGATGTTGTTTTAAATCTTTCTCATGGTGGAGATGGAGAAGATGGTATTTTATCTTCTGTTTTAGATTTTTATTCTATTCCTTTTATTGCACCAAGAACAGAAGCTTGTGTTGTTAGTTCAAACAAATTTTTAACAAAAGGTTATGCGAAAAGTGTTAATGTTAATACTTTAGATTACAAATATTTTACAAAAGATGACAAAATTGAAGTAGATAGTTTCCCTATTATTTTAAAACCTGTAAAATTAGGAAGTTCAATTGGTGTAGCAATAGTTAAATCTCAAGAAGAACTTCAATATGCTTTAGATGTTGCTTTTGAATTTGATGATGCAATTATAATTGAACCTTTTATTAGTGGAGTAAAAGAGTATAACTTAGCTGGAACAAAAGTAAATGGAGAGTTTAAATTTTCAATTATTGAAGAACCACAAAAAGCTGAATTTTTAGATTTTGATAAAAAATATTTAGACTTTTCAAGAACATCAAAAGCAAAAGAGGTTGATTTAGGCGAGAAGTTAAATAATGAAATAAAAGAGTCATTTAAAAGACTTTATAACACACTGTTTGAAGGTTCAATCATAAGATGTGATTTTTTTGTGATTAATGATGAGATTTATTTAAATGAAATCAACTCAATTCCAGGATCTATGGCAAACTATTTATTTGAAGATTTTCAATCTTTATTTCATCAAGTAGCAAAAAATCTTCCTAGAAAAAAACATATTCCAATAACTTATGAGTATGTAAATAAAATTCATTCAGCTAAAGGAAAATAA
- the truD gene encoding tRNA pseudouridine(13) synthase TruD encodes MEQLQRYLNHSKIDVVFKQSKDDFVVTEIPLYEFSGEGEHLILKLRKKDLATWDAIEILARYLECSTREFGYAGLKDKNAMTIQSISIHRKFEEKLQNFQHENIKILETTYHNNKIKIGHLKGNKFFIRLKRVGLVEKRKIEEALGQIATFGIPNYFGFQRFGIEGDNYKKGKDIIDGKLKERNRNLKQMYINAYQSYLFNSWLSKRIEISKLIDAFEPKEIYQKLNLPLEVVKRMKKQKHPFKIMTGDLLSHYPFGKIFTIEDLETESLKFYERDRVPTGLLCGKRVKNSEGLAYEIEKEFEEDINEDGARRFAWIFPEELESNYKEDKNWIELQFYLPKGSYATEVIAEIIH; translated from the coding sequence TTGGAACAATTACAAAGATATTTAAATCACTCTAAAATAGATGTAGTATTTAAGCAAAGCAAAGATGATTTTGTGGTTACAGAAATACCACTTTATGAGTTCTCAGGTGAGGGTGAACATCTTATATTAAAATTAAGAAAAAAAGATTTAGCAACTTGGGATGCTATTGAAATATTAGCAAGATATTTAGAGTGTAGTACAAGAGAGTTTGGATATGCAGGACTTAAAGATAAAAATGCGATGACAATCCAATCTATTTCTATTCATAGAAAGTTTGAAGAAAAATTACAAAACTTTCAACACGAAAATATAAAAATACTTGAAACAACTTATCATAATAATAAAATCAAAATTGGACATTTAAAAGGTAATAAATTTTTTATTAGATTAAAAAGAGTAGGGCTTGTAGAAAAAAGAAAAATTGAAGAAGCTTTAGGTCAAATTGCTACTTTTGGAATTCCAAATTACTTTGGTTTCCAAAGATTTGGAATAGAAGGTGATAATTATAAAAAAGGTAAAGATATAATTGATGGAAAATTAAAAGAGAGAAATAGAAACTTAAAACAAATGTATATCAATGCTTATCAAAGTTATCTTTTTAATTCTTGGCTTTCTAAAAGAATAGAAATTTCAAAACTTATTGATGCTTTTGAACCAAAAGAGATTTATCAAAAATTAAATCTTCCACTTGAAGTTGTAAAAAGAATGAAAAAACAAAAACACCCTTTTAAAATTATGACAGGTGATTTATTATCACATTATCCTTTTGGAAAAATTTTTACTATTGAAGATTTAGAAACAGAATCTTTAAAATTTTATGAAAGAGATAGAGTACCAACTGGTCTTTTGTGTGGTAAAAGAGTAAAAAATTCTGAAGGTTTAGCTTACGAAATAGAAAAAGAGTTTGAAGAAGATATAAACGAAGATGGAGCAAGAAGATTTGCTTGGATTTTCCCTGAAGAATTAGAAAGTAATTATAAAGAGGATAAAAATTGGATAGAACTACAATTTTATCTTCCAAAAGGTTCTTATGCAACTGAAGTAATTGCAGAAATAATTCATTAA
- a CDS encoding nitrous oxide reductase accessory protein NosL encodes MKKSIFFMFVASLFTSLNAHDMMSHSNHMEETSKKVDIKETLIAKKGKKIFEELCDKNQIKDFTSLDEAKEFLTANAICKNLDEDKVEAVSLYLSNPLLANEKSQVIDVPKDAKCPVCGMYVAKYPKWVAKISTKSGNSYYFDGVKDMLKFYFDPSKYSKNEVNIDEITVTDYYFLEAINAKNAYFVIDSNVHGPMGKEIIPFKDETQAKKFMQDHFGKKVLKFEELDKTIFE; translated from the coding sequence ATGAAAAAAAGTATATTTTTCATGTTTGTTGCTTCTTTATTTACGAGCTTAAATGCTCATGACATGATGTCACATTCTAATCATATGGAAGAGACATCAAAAAAAGTAGATATAAAAGAAACATTAATTGCAAAAAAAGGTAAAAAGATATTTGAAGAACTGTGTGATAAAAATCAAATTAAAGATTTTACTTCACTAGATGAAGCAAAAGAGTTTTTAACAGCAAATGCTATTTGTAAAAATTTAGATGAAGATAAAGTTGAAGCTGTAAGTCTTTATTTATCAAATCCACTTTTAGCAAATGAAAAATCTCAAGTTATTGATGTTCCTAAAGATGCTAAATGTCCAGTTTGTGGAATGTATGTAGCAAAATATCCAAAATGGGTAGCAAAAATTTCAACAAAAAGTGGAAATTCTTACTATTTTGATGGTGTAAAAGATATGTTAAAATTTTATTTTGATCCATCAAAATATAGTAAAAATGAAGTTAACATAGATGAAATAACTGTAACTGACTATTATTTCCTTGAAGCAATTAATGCTAAAAATGCTTATTTTGTAATAGATTCTAATGTTCATGGTCCTATGGGAAAAGAGATTATTCCTTTTAAAGATGAAACTCAAGCTAAAAAGTTTATGCAAGACCATTTTGGGAAAAAAGTTTTAAAATTTGAAGAATTAGATAAAACTATCTTTGAATAA
- a CDS encoding sensor domain-containing diguanylate cyclase encodes MKGIIYLKEFSHLLKINKNKIVDYWLEMQEVKDICLTAQLSNEEKRIFYDFFDCIVNVLKWELTMSDCPIRNDFLKLLNKNSLNIINLFTLLSSLKASLFRFFYEEELLSFALQTDIEKNFLLIKNELYIDYEHLFSQKYNIKDNHSNLLSEYKKAVDLSNIVSKTNPKGLITYVNDKFCEVSGYRREELIGKAHNIIRHPSMPSKIFKELWDTIKNKKPWQGLITNLRKDGRSYVVYSTIVPILDIDGDIVEFIAIRNDVTEFENAKEQLSTLNKAMKHKVDELYSMAQTLEQQASIDILTGIFNRMKFEEFFDLEVQKAKIQKNPLSIILLDIDDFKRINDTFGHDEGDEVIKSISNLLTKNVRGTDTLSRWGGEEFVILLPNTSLEQAKIVANNLRRIIFEHDFNVSQKKITCSFGVAIYNYEDTKEKLFKRVDKILYKAKNSGKNIVLGEDELNNLTKN; translated from the coding sequence ATGAAAGGGATTATCTATTTAAAAGAATTTTCACATCTTTTAAAAATCAATAAAAATAAAATTGTTGATTACTGGCTTGAAATGCAAGAGGTAAAGGATATATGTCTAACTGCTCAGTTATCAAATGAAGAAAAAAGAATATTTTATGATTTTTTTGATTGTATAGTTAATGTTCTAAAATGGGAACTTACAATGTCAGATTGTCCTATTAGAAATGACTTTTTAAAACTATTAAATAAAAATTCATTAAATATTATAAATCTATTTACACTTTTATCATCTCTAAAAGCATCTCTTTTCCGTTTTTTTTATGAGGAAGAACTCTTATCATTTGCTTTGCAAACGGACATAGAAAAAAACTTTTTATTAATAAAAAATGAACTTTATATTGATTATGAACATTTATTTAGTCAAAAATATAATATAAAAGATAATCATTCTAATTTACTTTCTGAATATAAAAAGGCTGTTGATTTAAGCAATATTGTTTCAAAAACAAATCCCAAAGGTCTTATTACTTATGTAAATGATAAGTTTTGTGAAGTTTCAGGTTATAGAAGAGAAGAATTAATAGGAAAAGCTCATAATATAATAAGACATCCTTCAATGCCAAGTAAGATATTTAAAGAATTGTGGGACACAATAAAAAATAAAAAGCCATGGCAAGGGCTTATTACGAATTTGAGAAAAGATGGTAGAAGTTATGTTGTTTACTCAACAATTGTACCTATTTTAGATATTGACGGAGATATTGTTGAATTTATTGCAATAAGAAATGATGTAACAGAATTTGAAAATGCTAAGGAGCAATTAAGCACTCTAAATAAAGCTATGAAACACAAAGTTGATGAGCTTTATTCTATGGCACAAACTTTAGAACAACAAGCCTCTATCGATATTTTAACTGGTATATTTAATAGAATGAAGTTTGAAGAATTTTTTGATTTAGAAGTACAAAAAGCAAAAATACAAAAAAATCCATTAAGTATTATTTTACTAGATATTGATGATTTCAAAAGAATTAATGATACTTTTGGTCATGATGAAGGAGATGAAGTAATAAAATCTATTTCAAATTTACTAACAAAAAATGTTAGAGGAACAGATACTCTTTCAAGGTGGGGAGGAGAAGAATTTGTAATTCTACTTCCAAATACTTCTCTTGAACAAGCAAAAATAGTAGCAAATAATTTAAGAAGAATTATATTTGAACATGATTTTAACGTATCACAAAAGAAAATAACTTGTAGTTTTGGAGTTGCAATTTATAATTATGAAGATACAAAAGAAAAATTATTTAAAAGAGTAGATAAAATTTTGTATAAAGCAAAAAATAGTGGTAAAAATATAGTTTTAGGAGAAGATGAACTAAATAATTTAACAAAAAATTAA
- the ppnP gene encoding pyrimidine/purine nucleoside phosphorylase, translating into MAQFKGVSIAKAANILYGGNITSRSITFEDGSKKTLGIMLPGEYELNTVNKEIIDIQMGSLEVLLPAQEWKKYDAPASFEVPANSKFKLRVHNLTDYCCSFIKN; encoded by the coding sequence ATGGCACAGTTCAAAGGTGTTTCTATTGCAAAAGCAGCAAACATTCTTTATGGAGGAAATATTACTAGTAGATCAATTACATTTGAAGATGGTTCTAAAAAAACTTTAGGAATTATGCTTCCAGGTGAATATGAGTTAAATACAGTAAATAAAGAGATTATTGATATTCAAATGGGTTCTTTAGAAGTTTTATTACCAGCACAAGAGTGGAAAAAATATGATGCTCCTGCTTCTTTTGAAGTTCCAGCAAATTCAAAATTTAAACTAAGAGTACATAATTTAACTGATTATTGTTGTTCTTTTATAAAAAATTAA
- a CDS encoding thiamine-phosphate kinase, with protein MNKEEYFIKQFSNNKFIGDDGAFIDGFVYSMDAFFENVHFKKEWMSLKQIAYKSMIVNISDAIAMNARPLYALLSVAIPKSYSNEDLQELAKGFKKAASEFDIEIIGGDTIANEKLDISVTIISKTSNPIFRNGIKKGEILCYTGKLGTTKKDLEKLFEDKKISKKSKFIKPILNPEFFYEISSYVTASLDISDGLFFELERLSKASKVGFEFFHEIDEKIGTSGEEYEILFSFNKKNLSKIKKIAKKHKIKLNIFAKAIKGEYKTDCKNHHF; from the coding sequence ATGAATAAAGAAGAATATTTTATAAAACAATTTTCAAATAATAAATTTATTGGTGATGATGGAGCTTTTATTGATGGTTTTGTTTACTCAATGGATGCTTTTTTTGAGAATGTTCATTTCAAAAAAGAGTGGATGAGTTTAAAACAAATTGCTTATAAATCAATGATAGTTAATATTTCTGACGCGATTGCAATGAATGCAAGACCTTTGTATGCACTTTTAAGTGTTGCTATTCCAAAGTCATATTCAAATGAAGATTTACAAGAGTTAGCAAAAGGTTTTAAAAAAGCTGCTAGTGAATTTGATATAGAAATAATTGGTGGAGATACAATAGCAAATGAAAAACTTGATATTAGTGTAACAATTATTTCAAAAACATCAAATCCAATATTTAGAAATGGTATAAAAAAAGGTGAAATTCTTTGTTATACTGGAAAATTAGGAACTACAAAAAAAGATTTAGAAAAACTTTTTGAAGATAAAAAAATATCTAAAAAATCAAAATTTATAAAACCCATTTTAAATCCAGAATTTTTTTATGAAATATCTTCTTATGTCACAGCTTCACTTGATATTTCTGATGGATTATTTTTTGAACTTGAACGTTTATCAAAAGCAAGTAAAGTAGGCTTTGAATTTTTTCATGAAATAGATGAAAAAATAGGAACTTCTGGTGAAGAATATGAAATACTTTTTTCTTTTAATAAAAAGAATTTAAGTAAAATAAAAAAAATAGCAAAAAAACATAAAATAAAACTAAATATTTTTGCAAAAGCGATAAAAGGTGAATACAAAACAGATTGTAAAAATCATCATTTTTAG